One genomic segment of Daucus carota subsp. sativus plastid, complete sequence includes these proteins:
- the ycf1 gene encoding Ycf1, translated as MILKSFLLGNLVSLCMKIINSVVVVGLYYGFLTTFSIGPSYLFLLRAQVMEEGEEGTEKKVSATTGFITGQLMMFISIYYAPLHLALGRPHTITVLALPYLLFHFFWKNHKNFFDYGSTTRNSMRNLSIQCVFLNNLIFQLFNHFILPSSMLARLVNIYMFRCNNKMLFVTSSFVGWLIGHILFMKWVGLVLVWIRQNNSIRSNKYIRSNKSELINYMARIFSILLFITCVYYLGRIPSPIFTKKLNPQTEEGWESEEETDVEIETASETKGTKQEQEGSTEEDPSPSLFSEEKEDPDKIDETEEIRVNGKEKTKDEFHFTEIRYNNSPVYKGLFWFEKPLLTFLFDYKRWNRPLRYIKNNRFERTTRKEMSQYFFYTCRSDGKERISFTYPPSLSTFGEMIQRRMSLPTLEKLSSAELYNHWVYTNQHKNNNLNNEFLNRIEALDTGFFSLDILEKSTRLCNDKTRKYYLPKMYDPILNGLYRGTIQKKISPSIINKISLENFIETLEINKIHSLLLPDTDYQEFEQKIDQFDKKTFSTENRHLFTLISKLDRESGSRKGLSLFSEKEQGGVGSKKRDKFYKFLLNTILTSPNDQKTKQKFVIKEISKKVPRWSYKLITELEFLSGTAHEGLPLDYQIRSRKRDGIIIYRPTKRSRNASIKNWMSFRDYSEESDFRREFIKGSMRVQRRKTVIWKLFQANAHSPLFLDRIKKYPLFSFNIPERMKSFFRNCMGKGSGLKDYTEEQEDKIKEKASIKIAEAWDFIPYPQATRSLILIIQSIFRKYILLPSLIIVKNIGRILLSQPPEWTEDFDEWNREKHIICTYNGVQVSEFELPKNWFKDGIQIKIVFPFYLKPWHRSKLRTSFSSYKDLKKEEQPKFYFLTAWGAQTTLNFGSIPPKPSFFKPILKELKKKMQKTKNNNLKVLRVLKERTKDFLQDSKEPKEVIIKNVLFLFIKRIKKELFKIHPTRLFILKKVYESGETNKKKDYIIRNHQIHDSFIKIKSTDNKNDSLRDKKIKNLTDRTSTIRTKTKGLMKEKNSNAKKRGSPNKTSFNRKNKSPNILLKILKIKRRSTRLIYKFYLFITIFIKRIYIDIFVCIIHIARISTQLLLESINFCFDKYIYIYNNKTNKTNYNNKTNQEIKKKKEINFISTIKSALYNIQNSKRNSRLFFDLSSLSQAYVFYKLSQTPIIHFYKLRDIFEYNGTPFFLKTAMKNYFLTQGIFHSELRHTKLSSYETNQWKSWLRGHYQYNLSQIRWSGLIPKKWRTTINEGGMTPNKDLTKCNSYEKDRLLYHKKQKDFKVYPLPNQKDNFLKYYIYDLFSYKSINSEIKKSSYIFFGSPSELKNNQKIAFNYNKKKQNLSENLEEIPINHYLETGDIMYMKKNPDRKYFDWTILNFFIRQKIDIEAWTKMDYNSNINTKLGNTNYHKIYKMDKNAILSLTIHQDLERNPINDKKIFFDWMEMNEEILNPISTNLKLTFFPEFVPLYNVYKTKPWIIPSKLLLFNLNKKKNINENKKFHFFRPSNEKIYYELMNRNQEEKKTAGRRGLRSYAQNQDKMKKKYKIRNKMRREIIFLRKHYLLFQWIIDDGLIPKLTERMINNIKIYCYLLGLRNPRDTTISSIQRKELNLDIMVIRQKLTPIELNKKGIFFLDPTRLSVKNDGYFIIYQTVGISLVHKSKYQTPQRYREQRYINKKKLDESIPRYQIILRKRDKKHYDFVVPENILSSRRRRELRILLSFNSKNLNSVDKNPVFCNKKNIKRRNPFLDQKKHLDRDKNELIKLKLFLWPNYRLEDLACMNRYWFNTNNGSRFSILRIYPQFKIG; from the coding sequence ATGATTTTGAAATCTTTTCTACTAGGTAATCTAGTATCCTTATGCATGAAGATAATCAATTCGGTCGTTGTGGTCGGACTCTATTATGGATTTCTGACCACATTCTCCATAGGGCCCTCTTATCTCTTCCTTCTCCGAGCTCAGGTTATGGAAGAAGGAGAAGAAGGAACCGAGAAGAAGGTATCAGCAACAACAGGTTTTATTACGGGACAGCTCATGATGTTCATATCGATCTATTATGCGCCTCTGCATCTAGCATTGGGTAGACCTCATACAATAACTGTACTAGCTCTACCGTATCTTTTGTTTCATTTCTTCTGGAAAAATCACAAAAACTTTTTTGATTATGGATCTACTACCAGAAATTCAATGCGTAATCTCAGCATTCAATGCGTATTCCTGAATAATCTCATTTTTCAATTATTCAACCATTTCATTTTACCAAGTTCAATGCTAGCCAGATTAGTCAACATTTATATGTTTCGATGCAACAACAAGATGTTATTTGTAACAAGCAGTTTTGTTGGTTGGTTAATTGGTCACATTTTATTCATGAAATGGGTTGGATTGGTATTAGTCTGGATACGGCAAAATAATTCTATTAGATCGAATAAGTACATTCGATCTAATAAGTCAGAATTGATAAATTATATGGCTCGAATATTTAGTATTCTCTTATTTATTACCTGTGTCTACTATTTAGGCAGAATACCGTCACCCATTTTTACTAAGAAACTGAATCCACAAACGGAAGAAGGGTGGGAAAGTGAGGAAGAAACAGATGTAGAAATAGAAACAGCTTCCGAAACGAAGGGGACTAAACAGGAACAAGAGGGATCCACCGAAGAAGATCCTTCTCCTTCCCTTTTTTCGGAAGAAAAGGAGGATCCGGACAAAATCGATGAAACGGAAGAGATCCGAGTGAATGGAAAGGAAAAAACAAAGGATGAATTCCACTTTACAGAGATACGCTATAACAATAGCCCAGTTTATAAAGGCCTCTTCTGGTTTGAAAAACCTCTTCTGACCTTTCTTTTCGATTATAAACGATGGAATCGCCCATTACGATACATAAAAAATAATAGATTTGAAAGGACTACAAGAAAAGAAATGTCACAATATTTTTTTTATACATGCCGAAGTGATGGAAAAGAAAGAATCTCTTTTACGTATCCGCCTAGCTTGTCAACTTTTGGAGAAATGATACAAAGAAGGATGTCCCTGCCCACACTAGAAAAACTCTCTTCGGCTGAACTGTACAATCATTGGGTTTATACTAACCAACACAAAAATAACAACTTAAACAACGAGTTTTTAAATAGAATTGAGGCTCTAGATACGGGATTTTTTTCTCTAGATATACTCGAAAAAAGTACTAGATTGTGTAATGATAAGACTAGAAAATATTACTTGCCTAAAATGTATGATCCCATTTTGAATGGGTTATATCGGGGAACAATCCAAAAAAAAATTTCACCTTCAATCATAAATAAAATTTCGTTAGAAAATTTCATAGAGACATTGGAAATTAATAAGATTCATAGTCTCCTTCTTCCTGATACTGATTACCAAGAATTTGAACAGAAAATAGACCAATTTGATAAAAAAACCTTTTCAACGGAAAATCGTCATTTATTTACTTTAATCAGTAAATTGGATAGAGAATCGGGATCGAGGAAGGGCCTCTCTTTATTTTCAGAAAAAGAACAAGGAGGAGTTGGTTCAAAAAAAAGAGACAAATTTTACAAATTTTTATTGAATACAATTCTAACTAGCCCTAATGATCAAAAAACAAAACAAAAATTTGTAATAAAAGAAATCAGTAAAAAAGTCCCTAGATGGTCATACAAACTTATTACCGAATTGGAATTCCTATCGGGCACAGCTCATGAAGGCCTACCATTAGATTATCAGATACGTTCAAGAAAAAGGGATGGTATAATAATTTATAGGCCTACTAAACGTAGTCGAAATGCAAGTATCAAAAATTGGATGTCTTTTAGAGACTATTCAGAAGAATCAGATTTTCGTCGAGAATTCATCAAAGGTTCTATGCGTGTTCAAAGGCGTAAAACTGTTATTTGGAAATTGTTTCAAGCAAATGCGCATTCCCCTCTTTTTTTGGACAGAATAAAAAAATACCCACTTTTTTCTTTTAATATCCCTGAACGGATGAAATCTTTTTTTAGAAATTGTATGGGTAAAGGATCAGGATTGAAAGATTATACGGAAGAACAAGAAGACAAAATAAAGGAAAAAGCGTCGATAAAAATCGCGGAAGCCTGGGATTTCATTCCATATCCACAAGCAACAAGAAGTTTAATTTTAATAATTCAATCAATTTTTAGAAAATATATTTTATTACCTTCATTGATAATAGTTAAAAATATTGGGCGTATTTTATTATCTCAACCCCCCGAATGGACTGAGGACTTCGATGAGTGGAATAGAGAAAAGCATATTATATGTACCTATAATGGTGTTCAAGTATCAGAATTCGAACTTCCCAAAAATTGGTTTAAAGATGGTATTCAGATAAAAATAGTATTTCCTTTTTATTTGAAACCTTGGCACAGATCCAAATTGAGGACCTCTTTTTCTTCTTATAAAGATCTAAAGAAAGAAGAACAACCAAAATTTTATTTTTTAACGGCTTGGGGAGCGCAAACTACCCTTAACTTTGGTTCTATCCCTCCAAAACCTTCCTTTTTTAAGCCTATTTTAAAAGAACTTAAAAAAAAAATGCAAAAAACGAAAAACAACAATTTAAAAGTTCTAAGAGTTTTAAAAGAAAGAACAAAAGATTTTCTACAAGATTCAAAAGAACCAAAAGAGGTGATTATTAAAAACGTTTTATTTCTGTTTATAAAAAGAATAAAAAAAGAACTCTTCAAAATACATCCAACTCGATTATTTATATTGAAAAAGGTGTATGAATCCGGCGAAACTAATAAAAAAAAAGATTATATAATTAGGAATCACCAAATTCACGACTCGTTTATAAAAATTAAATCTACAGATAATAAAAATGATTCACTGAGAGATAAAAAAATTAAAAATCTGACTGATAGAACAAGCACGATAAGAACGAAAACAAAGGGTCTTATGAAAGAAAAAAACAGTAACGCCAAGAAAAGAGGTAGTCCTAACAAAACAAGTTTTAATAGAAAAAACAAATCACCAAATATTCTTTTAAAAATCTTAAAAATAAAAAGAAGAAGCACTCGATTAATCTATAAATTCTATTTGTTTATAACAATTTTCATTAAAAGAATATACATCGATATCTTTGTATGTATTATTCATATTGCCAGAATTTCTACACAACTCCTTCTTGAATCAATAAATTTTTGTTTTGATAAATACATTTACATTTACAATAATAAAACAAATAAAACAAACTACAATAATAAAACAAACCAAGAAATTAAAAAAAAAAAAGAAATTAATTTTATTTCGACTATAAAAAGTGCACTTTACAATATCCAAAATAGTAAGAGGAATTCACGTCTTTTTTTTGACTTATCCTCTTTATCACAAGCATATGTATTTTACAAATTATCACAAACCCCAATTATTCATTTTTATAAGTTAAGAGATATTTTTGAGTATAATGGAACTCCTTTTTTTCTTAAGACTGCAATGAAAAATTATTTTTTAACACAAGGAATATTTCATTCCGAATTAAGACATACTAAACTTTCAAGTTATGAAACGAATCAATGGAAAAGCTGGTTAAGAGGTCATTATCAATACAATTTATCTCAGATTAGGTGGTCTGGATTAATACCAAAAAAATGGCGAACTACAATAAATGAAGGTGGTATGACCCCAAATAAAGATTTAACAAAATGCAATTCGTATGAAAAAGACCGATTACTTTATCACAAAAAACAAAAGGATTTTAAAGTATATCCATTACCAAACCAAAAAGATAATTTTCTAAAATACTATATATATGATCTTTTTTCATATAAATCTATTAATTCTGAAATTAAGAAATCCTCATATATTTTTTTTGGATCACCATCCGAATTAAAAAACAACCAAAAAATTGCTTTTAATTACAACAAGAAAAAACAAAATTTATCTGAAAACCTGGAGGAAATTCCTATCAATCATTATCTAGAAACGGGTGATATTATGTATATGAAAAAAAATCCGGACAGAAAATATTTTGATTGGACAATTTTAAATTTTTTTATAAGACAAAAAATAGATATTGAGGCCTGGACCAAAATGGATTATAACAGTAATATAAATACTAAGCTTGGAAATACGAATTACCATAAAATTTATAAAATGGATAAAAACGCTATTTTATCTCTGACGATTCATCAAGATTTAGAAAGAAATCCAATCAATGACAAGAAAATTTTTTTTGATTGGATGGAAATGAATGAAGAAATCCTAAACCCAATATCGACAAATCTGAAACTTACGTTCTTCCCAGAATTTGTGCCACTTTACAATGTATACAAAACAAAACCATGGATTATACCAAGCAAATTACTTCTTTTCAATTTAAATAAAAAGAAAAACATCAATGAGAATAAAAAATTCCACTTTTTTAGACCATCGAATGAAAAAATATATTATGAATTAATGAATCGAAATCAAGAAGAAAAAAAAACCGCAGGCCGAAGAGGCCTTAGATCATATGCACAAAACCAAGATAAAATGAAAAAAAAATATAAGATCCGGAATAAGATGAGACGAGAAATAATTTTCTTACGGAAACACTATTTGCTTTTTCAATGGATAATAGACGATGGTTTAATTCCGAAGTTAACTGAAAGAATGATCAATAATATCAAGATATATTGTTACTTGCTTGGACTGAGAAATCCAAGAGATACTACTATATCGTCTATTCAAAGGAAAGAATTAAATCTGGATATAATGGTGATTCGACAAAAATTGACTCCTATAGAATTGAATAAAAAGGGGATATTTTTTCTAGATCCCACCCGTTTGTCAGTAAAAAACGACGGATACTTTATTATATATCAAACCGTAGGTATATCGTTGGTTCATAAGAGTAAATACCAAACTCCTCAAAGATATCGAGAACAAAGATATATCAATAAAAAAAAATTGGATGAATCTATCCCAAGATATCAAATAATACTTCGAAAGCGAGACAAAAAACATTATGATTTTGTCGTTCCTGAAAATATTTTATCGTCTAGACGTCGTAGAGAATTGAGAATTCTACTTTCTTTCAACTCAAAGAATCTAAATAGTGTGGATAAAAATCCAGTATTTTGTAACAAGAAGAACATAAAAAGAAGGAATCCTTTTTTGGATCAAAAAAAACATCTTGATAGAGATAAAAACGAATTAATTAAATTAAAGTTATTTCTTTGGCCTAATTATCGATTAGAAGACTTAGCTTGTATGAATAGATATTGGTTTAATACCAATAATGGAAGCCGTTTTAGTATATTAAGAATATATCCACAATTCAAAATAGGTTGA
- the rps15 gene encoding ribosomal protein S15, with translation MIKNSFSAIFFKEENEDNKGSVEFQVVSFTNRIRKLTSHLELHKKDYLSQRGLRKILGKRQRLLAYLSKKNRVRYKELIGQLEIRETKKN, from the coding sequence ATGATAAAAAATTCATTCAGTGCAATTTTTTTTAAAGAGGAAAACGAAGACAACAAGGGGTCTGTTGAATTTCAAGTAGTGAGTTTCACCAATAGGATACGTAAACTTACTTCACATTTGGAATTGCACAAAAAAGACTATTTATCTCAGAGAGGTCTGCGTAAAATTCTAGGAAAACGTCAACGGCTGCTCGCCTATTTGTCAAAAAAAAATAGAGTACGTTATAAAGAATTAATCGGCCAGTTGGAGATTCGAGAAACAAAAAAAAATTAA